In a genomic window of [Empedobacter] haloabium:
- a CDS encoding GlsB/YeaQ/YmgE family stress response membrane protein — protein sequence MNFIIWIVIGGIIGWLASLVMKTDAQQGMFLNVVVGIVGALLGGWLLSPLFGTGTINSDDFSPMSLLVSFLGAVILLAIVNLVFRGRAR from the coding sequence ATGAACTTTATTATCTGGATTGTGATCGGTGGCATTATTGGCTGGCTGGCCAGCCTGGTGATGAAAACGGACGCCCAACAAGGGATGTTCCTGAATGTGGTTGTCGGTATCGTCGGCGCACTGCTCGGCGGCTGGTTGCTCTCGCCTCTGTTCGGCACGGGCACCATCAATAGCGATGACTTCAGCCCGATGTCATTGCTCGTTTCCTTCCTTGGCGCGGTGATCCTGCTGGCCATCGTCAATCTGGTGTTCCGCGGACGAGCGCGCTAA
- a CDS encoding SDR family NAD(P)-dependent oxidoreductase, with product MDFDRQVALVTGAAAGIGEQIARRLYAGGAAVTLVGHDRAALERLCRELDPDASRTLAVEADVRDEAAMRDAVGRAVDKFGALHLAVNNAGLTGPHDTPLEALSLEDWNTVIGTDLTGMFLSLKAELPAIVAAGGGAIVNLSSGNGIVGVAGIAAYTAAKHGVLGLTRAVALEYADKKVRVNAIGPGYVATPRMLEMPQDALDALAQAHPLGRLATREEVAEFAAFLLSSRASFCTGGFYPIDGGYTAR from the coding sequence ATGGATTTCGATCGACAAGTCGCCCTGGTCACGGGCGCGGCAGCGGGTATCGGTGAACAGATCGCACGGCGCCTGTACGCCGGCGGCGCTGCGGTAACGTTGGTGGGGCACGACAGGGCGGCGCTGGAGCGACTGTGCCGCGAACTGGATCCGGACGCCAGCCGGACCCTCGCCGTGGAGGCGGACGTGCGCGACGAGGCAGCGATGCGCGATGCGGTCGGGCGCGCGGTCGACAAGTTCGGCGCGCTGCACCTGGCCGTCAACAACGCCGGCCTGACCGGCCCGCACGACACGCCGCTGGAAGCCCTGTCGCTGGAGGACTGGAACACCGTCATCGGCACCGACCTGACCGGCATGTTCCTCAGCCTGAAGGCCGAGCTGCCGGCCATCGTGGCGGCCGGTGGCGGCGCCATCGTCAACCTGTCGTCCGGGAACGGCATCGTCGGCGTGGCCGGCATCGCCGCCTACACGGCGGCCAAGCACGGCGTGCTGGGGCTGACCCGCGCGGTGGCGCTGGAGTATGCGGACAAGAAGGTGCGCGTCAACGCGATCGGGCCGGGCTACGTGGCCACGCCGCGCATGCTGGAGATGCCCCAGGACGCGCTCGATGCGCTGGCCCAGGCGCATCCGCTGGGCCGCCTGGCCACGCGCGAAGAAGTGGCGGAGTTCGCCGCGTTCCTGCTGTCGTCGCGCGCCTCGTTCTGTACTGGCGGCTTCTATCCCATCGACGGCGGCTATACGGCGCGGTAG
- a CDS encoding Clp protease N-terminal domain-containing protein codes for MLQQIKRKLDDMRTIKALAEAAERHANAAGEREPGPEHFLLAAFDLPDGLARRAFARLGVDPAGIGKAIAAQHGAALASAGADPALLTDAAPLPPASGVYRAKGSMQGVMQQLAAWPRATPTEPLTGAHVLAVIASSAQGTAARTLRALGLDGERVGAAARAEIAGYRAV; via the coding sequence ATGCTGCAGCAAATCAAACGTAAACTGGACGATATGCGCACTATCAAGGCGCTGGCGGAAGCAGCCGAGCGCCACGCCAACGCGGCCGGCGAGCGTGAGCCGGGACCGGAACATTTTCTGCTGGCCGCCTTCGACCTGCCCGACGGGCTGGCGCGGCGCGCCTTTGCCCGGCTGGGCGTCGATCCGGCCGGCATCGGGAAAGCCATCGCGGCGCAGCACGGCGCGGCGCTGGCGTCCGCCGGTGCCGACCCGGCCTTGCTGACGGACGCCGCACCATTGCCGCCGGCCAGCGGCGTGTATCGCGCCAAGGGCTCGATGCAAGGCGTGATGCAGCAGCTGGCCGCATGGCCGCGTGCCACGCCCACCGAACCGCTGACGGGCGCGCATGTGCTGGCGGTGATTGCGTCGTCCGCCCAGGGCACTGCCGCGCGCACCCTGCGCGCGCTGGGCCTGGACGGTGAGCGGGTCGGCGCGGCGGCGCGCGCCGAGATTGCCGGCTACCGCGCCGTATAG
- a CDS encoding helix-turn-helix domain-containing protein, which produces MLELHSLPHPDDPAEALAAVVALRLAADQLERKAVAAAIAQGWSWSQVADALGVSKQAAHKRLAPLINP; this is translated from the coding sequence CCCTCCCCCATCCCGACGACCCGGCCGAGGCCCTGGCCGCCGTGGTCGCGCTGCGCCTGGCCGCCGACCAGCTCGAACGCAAGGCGGTGGCCGCGGCCATCGCGCAAGGCTGGTCCTGGAGCCAGGTGGCCGACGCGCTGGGCGTGTCGAAGCAGGCCGCCCACAAGCGCCTGGCCCCCCTCATCAACCCTTGA